The window AGCTGAAGGTGGCTCCGACCGTCTGATCGAAAACCGCGTTGCCGAAGGTGGTTCCGACCGCCTGATCGAAAACCGCATTGCCGAAGGTGGCTCCGACCGCCTGATCGAAAACCGCGTTGCCGAAGGTGGCTCCGACCGCCTGATCGAAAACCGCGTTGCCGAAGGTGGCTCCGACCGTCTGATCGAAAGCCGCGCGGCCTGAATGAATGGCTTTACTGCGGCATCCAACAAGAAGCCCGGCCTGATCAGCCGGGCTTTTTTACGCGTTCCGTTTACTCAGCCAAGCTCCGGACAGGCAGATTTCGGTTCAATGCCAACAAAGGTGGGCGGCATCTGACTCGAATGGATGCCGCTCCGCTAATGCCAATCAAGCCCTGCGCGTGGAGCAATACGCCACAATGAGCTGAGTGACCGCTGCTACCATCGCTTGATCCGCGTCAGGTGAGGTGAACAGCCGACATTGCGCATCCGGCAATTCCGGCAACCCTTGTTCAGCCCCAAGAACCGCCAGTCCCTGCCCCAACCGACTCAGTGGCATAGGCGCTATCGCGAAGCCTGCCAGGGCCGCCGCCCGCAACCCGGCCGTGCTGCTGCACAACATTGCCGTGCGTTGGGCGATGCCCGCCTGCGCCAGCCTCGTCAGCGCGGCCTCGCGATATGGACACGGAGCGGGGAACAGGGCCAGCGGCAACGGCGTCGGTAAGCGGGTGACGGGTTGCGCCGACCACGCCCACACCAGCGGCTCTTGCCACAGCAGCAACCCCGCTTCGCTGGTTTCGCACAACGAACCGATGACCACGTCCAGTTGCCCTTGCTTCATCAGCGCCAGCAACGAACCGGGAATGTTCACCTGGACCTCGACTTCCATCCCGGGGTACTGCGCCGCGAAATCCTGAACAGTGCGCAGCAATCGAGACTCGACAAAGTCTTCGGACACCCCGATCCGCAGCCGTCCGTGAAACGGCGTGCGTGTCAGGTCTGTCCAGGCATCACGGTTCAGCGCGAGGATCGTGCGCGCATAAGCAACCAGGCGCTCGCCATCGGCCGTCAGTTGCTGAGAACGGGTGGTACGCGTCAACAGGGGTTTACCAATCTGTTCTTCCAATCGCCGCACATGGCCACTGACCGCCGACTGAGTCAGGTGCAGCTTCTGGGCGGCACGGCTGAAGCCGTCTTCATCGACGACCGTGACAAATGTCTTGAGAAGCAAAGTATCGAACATAGTTTTATTCGTGATTAATCGCGCTTAAATTTACGATTTATATTTCAAATACAACTATGTTGCAATGCTCCCACCTGCCCCGCCCTCATCATTCAAGGTGTGCCATGACGACGCTTCTCCATATTCAATGTTCTCCACGCAAGCAGCGCTCCGCTTCCCTTGAAGTCGCCCGCAGCTTCATTGCGCGTTATCAAGCAAACACCCCGGACACTGAAATCGTCACCCTCGACCTCTGGAACATGGTTCTGCCGGAATTTGATGATCTGGCGATGGAGGCCAAATACGCCGGGCTCAATGGCACGCCGTTGACCACGGCGCAACAGGACGCCTGGAACACGCTGAAAGATCTGGCTGCGCACCTGCACCGCGCGGATGTACTGGTGATGTCCGTACCGCTGTGGAATTTCAGCATTCCGTA is drawn from Pseudomonas sp. 31-12 and contains these coding sequences:
- a CDS encoding LysR substrate-binding domain-containing protein: MFDTLLLKTFVTVVDEDGFSRAAQKLHLTQSAVSGHVRRLEEQIGKPLLTRTTRSQQLTADGERLVAYARTILALNRDAWTDLTRTPFHGRLRIGVSEDFVESRLLRTVQDFAAQYPGMEVEVQVNIPGSLLALMKQGQLDVVIGSLCETSEAGLLLWQEPLVWAWSAQPVTRLPTPLPLALFPAPCPYREAALTRLAQAGIAQRTAMLCSSTAGLRAAALAGFAIAPMPLSRLGQGLAVLGAEQGLPELPDAQCRLFTSPDADQAMVAAVTQLIVAYCSTRRA